The genomic region TTTTCTTGCTCCTAACTCATGGGTCCATTTATCTAGGCAGCAtccctgtctcctctccttgCCCTTGATGGTACCTTGAGGCTGGGGCAGCTGGAGTGGAGGCTGAGTTTGCAGACTGGCCAGAGAGAGAGCCTGTGGGGGCTGAGATGGTTGACAGTGCCCACCCTCACACATTCCTGGCTCTCACCTGGTGTCGCTGGGCCTGTGTCCTGGCCCTACTGCTGAGGATCACGAGTTGGCCAGTTGTGGCGTCTCTGTGATTTCCTGCTGACTCCACTCTATTCCAGACAGCTGGGGGCTGATGCTGGCAGAGAGAGGCTAAAGGGGctttggggaaggagagggagggggcaggaagggagaAGCATTGGGCTGCAGGACGGGACACTATTGCAAAGTCTGTTTTCTGCGCAGTGAGTGACTATTCTGGTCCTGCCCCAGGGCCAAGAATGGATACAACTAGCAGGGACAGTGGAGCCCTTTCTCTTCCTAATCAGTTAAGCCTCAGGGTAATGATGGGTTTGTTCAGACTCTGCTGGCTGCTTGGGGCAGGCCAAACTGGGTTTCTGTGTGTCAATCCTCTCTGCTTGGGAGGTGGACCTGTCTTTGGGGTGGATGCCTGGGCTGAGGGTGCTGGCTCTGAGCCCCGCTTTGGGCTTCTGAGCTCCCACGCTCTGAGTGCTGCCCTTGTCCTATGTCCTCCAGGTTAAGAGTGAGGGACCCAAGCTGGTGCCCTTCTTCAAAGCCACTTGTGTGTATTTTGTGCTCTGGCTGCCCTCGTCCAGCCCGTCGTGGGTCAGCGCCCTCATCAAGTGTCTGCCCATCTTCTGCCTCTGGCTCTTCCTTCTGGCCCACGGCCTAGGATTCCTGCTGGCCCACTCCAGTGCCACCCGCATCTTTGTGGGGCTCGTCTTCTCTGCTCTAGGTGATGCCTTCCTCATCTGGCAGGACCAGGGCTACTTTGTGCACGGTCAGTCATCACAGTAACTACCTGGGAGGAATCCTGGGGTTGGGGGCTAGAGGACCCTGGGGGGCCAAGGATTTGGGAaagagaggtttttttgtttttgtttttgtttttaacaagaaTATGGGGAATTTGAGGGGTTCTGTGGCCAAAGACTGTTGGGGCCCCTGTTGGAGGATGACCCTGCCGGTGATATGGTGATCAGTTCTGGAGTGCCACAGGAGAGTTGGGGAGGGTATCTTTGCCTTCATGGATTTCTTCCCACCCCTGTTACTCTCAAAAGAAAGCTCCTGGGTTATCCCAAGCACTCTACTCCTACCCCCACCTCCTGTTACTCATTATTCACCTGAGCTTGCCTTCAACATCCCATCATCCCCTCTCACTTTTAGGTCTGCTGATGTTTGCTGTGACCCACATGTGCTATGCCTCGGCCTTTGGCATGCGGCCATTGGCTCTTCGGACAGGTCTGGTGATGGCAGTACTGTCGGGCCTGTGCTATGCCCTCCTCTACCCATGCCTCACAGGTGCCTTCACCTACCTGGTGGGGGTCTATATGGCCCTTATCAGCTTCATGGGCTGGCGGGCTGTGGCAGGGCTACAGCTGGTTGGGACTGCCTGGCGCTGGACTGAGCTGGCGGCGGGCAGTGGTGCATTGCTGTTTATTGTCTCAGACCTGACCATCGCCCTCAACAAGTTCTGCTTTCCTGTGCCCTACTCGCGGGCCCTCATCATGTCCACCTACTACGCCGCCCAGATGCTCATCGCCCTGTCAGCTGTCGAGAGCCGGGAGCCAGTGGAAGACTACAGACCGAGCAAGGCCAAATGAGGGGCCAGGTTCTGGTCACCCCTCTCTTCTCCTGGCGCTGGGGTCCAGAACCTGGGAACTTCCAAGAGCTGGATCAGGATGGCTGCAGTACCAGCCTGGGGCAGCAGGTACCACCTGTGAAATGCACAAGTTTGAGGGGATAAACAGCAAAAGGATCTTTCTAGCAAAGCTAGTGGTCCAGGACAATGCTGAGAACTAAAAAGAGCCAGCTTGATGCTCCTTGCTGGAGCCAGAAGAAGATATCTCCCCACCTCTACCCCATCCAGACTGTCAGAGCCCCTCCGGAGGGCCATGGTGCTCATCCTCTTAACCTCCCCTACTTCTACTAGATGGAAGAGTCTCACTCACCCACTTCCAGTCTTCTGATTTGCACAGAgttgagggaggaggggaagagtcTGTGCTGAGATGACCCACGTCCAGGGCTTGAAGCCTCCTTTCACAGGCCCCTAGTTGGGAAGATTGGATGGGGTGGAGTCTCCCTTTCCCACATCTATCCTTGTTACTTGAACAATCTTAATCTCTAAGTGTTGGGTGGGAAGGTGAAGGGGTGTCTATCCAGGTAGGCAAGATTGGGGACTACTTTGGCCTGGGAGTTTGGGGTACCAAGGATTCAAGTTGGTCCCATCTCT from Eubalaena glacialis isolate mEubGla1 chromosome 10, mEubGla1.1.hap2.+ XY, whole genome shotgun sequence harbors:
- the TMEM86A gene encoding lysoplasmalogenase TMEM86A, which gives rise to MVSPVTVVKSEGPKLVPFFKATCVYFVLWLPSSSPSWVSALIKCLPIFCLWLFLLAHGLGFLLAHSSATRIFVGLVFSALGDAFLIWQDQGYFVHGLLMFAVTHMCYASAFGMRPLALRTGLVMAVLSGLCYALLYPCLTGAFTYLVGVYMALISFMGWRAVAGLQLVGTAWRWTELAAGSGALLFIVSDLTIALNKFCFPVPYSRALIMSTYYAAQMLIALSAVESREPVEDYRPSKAK